In the Sedimentisphaera cyanobacteriorum genome, GATACCGCTGGCGTTGATGGACGCAAGCAGGGAAGAAGCAAGTACGGCGCTAAGAATAAGTAATTTTTGTTTTAATTTAAGGGATAAAGCACAGTATGGCAAAGAAATTTACAGCATCTGCAACTCAGCTGAAGGCTGATCCGGTCTATGGAAGTAAGCTGATTGCGAAATTTATCAATTGCCTTATGCTTGATGGGAAAAAGAGCGTAGCACGCAAAGTTTTCTATGATGCGATGGGTATTGTTGAAAAGCGTATTAAAGATTGCCCTCCTAATGAGGTCTTCGAGAAGGCTATTGAAAATGTGAAGCCTTCGCTTGAGGTTCGCAGTAAGCGTGTGGGCGGTGCGAGCTATCAGGTGCCTATGCAGGTTAAACCCAACAGGCAGAGGGCTCTTGCTTTCCGCTGGATTCTCGACGGCGTGAGAGGCAAGAAGGGCAGGCCTTTGGCGCAAAGACTCGCAGCAGAGCTTTGCGATGCATACAACGGCGAAGGTTCAGCTATGATAATGCGCACAAACGTGCACAGAATGGCTGAGGCGAATAAGGCTTTCGCTCATTTCGCCTGGTAGATTCTGAGATGAACATTCAAGCCTCGTCTGTATTCTGCAGAGCGGGGCTTTTTATTTCATGCCGGTTTATATGGGGTGGATTTCTCACCCAAGCCGAAAAAACCTCGAAAATCTAAATTATAATCTTGAATTGAAAACGGGTGTGTGTAAAATACCCCGTCTATTCAAAATCGGAGTGTAGCTCAGCTTGGCTAGAGCACTTGCTTTGGGAGCAAGGGGTCGTGAGTTCAAATCTCGCCACTCCGAATTATAAAGTCCTGAACCGAACTGACGGATTCAGGGCTTTTTTCGTTTGAGCTTTTCCATTTCAGCAAATTATTGATTAGGGTTTTGCTTTTCCCCATCTTCCTCGTCTGCCTCTTCCAGAATAACGGGGATTTCCAGATAGAATGTTGCGCCTCTCTCCGGCTCGCTTTCCACGCCTATATTGGCAGCAAGCAGGTTGGCGAGCTCTTTTGATATTGCAAGTCCCAGCCCGCTTCCGGGAACCATTCTCGTTATAGACCCGTCGAGCTGGCGGAATTTGCCGAATATCGATTCCTGCTGGTTTTTCGGAATGCCGCACCCGGTATCGGTTACAGATATGCGAACGGTTTTCTCGTCTGCCATCATAACATCCATCTTGATTTCGCCCTCTTCGGGGGTGAATTTTATAGCGTTGCTGATGAAGTTGTAGAGTATCTGCTGCACCTTTGATGCGTCGGTTTTGATAATAGGTATCTCATCATCCACCTCCAGCTCAAGGCTGATATTTTTCTTTTGTACCATCCCGTAGAAGAAGCTTACTACGCCTCTGCAAAGCTCGGGGATACTTGTTTTATCAATTCTAAGCTCAAGCCTGCCTGCTTCTGCTTTGGCAAGGTCGAGAAGGTCGTTTATCATACTGAGAAGGTTCCTCCCGCTCTCGGAAATGTTCCCTGCATACCGCGATATTTTCTCCTGTGAGCGGGGGGTATTGTCTCTGAGCAGGTCTGAGAAGCCTATAATTGCATTGAGAGGAGTGCGGAATTCGTGGCTCATATTGGCGAGGAATTCATTCTTCAGCTTGTTGGCCTTAAATAGCTCAACGTTCCTCTCTGAGAGCTCCACAATCTTCTCATCGAGCTGCTTATTGGCCTTTTTGAGCTTTTGCTGGGTATCTCTCAGCCCGTCGAGCATCTGGTTGAAGCCTTCTGCAAACCGCTGATATTCGTCGTTGGTTTTGATTGAGGAACGGGCGTTGATATTGCCCTCGGAGACATTGCTCACAAGAGCTCTAAGCTGGCGTATCGGGCTGAGGATAACGCGCTGAATAATGACATAAACAGTAATAATCGCTCCGCAGCCTGCAAGAAAGCCGGCGAATATAATACAGATCTTGTTCATAAGCATAGTTTTGCCGCGGTTTTCATCGAGAAGTTTTACAATAACTGCTCCGACAATCTGCTTTGGGCCTGCTGCATTAAGCTCCTGAATCGCATCATTGGAATAAACCTCTTCATTGGTAACGAGCCTTAGGAGATTATTGTACGCTTTTTCCTGCGATTTAGTCCTCCAGAAACGCATATTTGTTTCGCTGGATTCCCTGAGCTTTTCGATAATCTGCTTTTCTTTTTTGGTAAGGTCTGCCTTTTTTTCTGCTTCAGCAGTTCGAAGATCAACCCATCTTATAAAGCTTTCGTTTTCTTTTGTATCTCTTAGGCCTTCCTGCTGGATATACTTTTCTGAAAAGTCTGAATTGCCTTTGAGCTCGTTTTTTATGACCAGCTTGGAAACTGTAACCACGGTATCGTAGCCGGCCTTGTCTGCGAGCTTATTCATCCATAGATAGGGAAAAAGAAGGGCAAGGGTAAGGATTACGATTATCGCAAGCCCGAACTGCAGCCTGCACTTGCTCGCAACGTTGTGCGGGCGAAGATCAATGCTCTTGAGCAGAAGACGAAACTGTATTTTTAGCTTTTTGCGCTGTCTGCTCTTTTCTCTTTGAGTTTTTTTTGCCATTTAAGTTTTCTGATTTTCTTCCTTGAGCCTTTCTTCAAGCCTTTCCAAATGCTCAAGCCTTTCTGTTATATTGAGGTGCTGAGTGCAGGCCTCTTCGCACCTTTTGCATTTAATGCAGTCAGCTGCTTCGCCTGTTCTGTCGTTGAGTATGCCCCATTCCCTGCTGAATTTCAGAGCCTCTAAAAGCTCTTTGTCGCTTTTGTTTTCAATGAGCTTTCTGTTGTAAAACTGCATATAGGATGATACCGGTATCCTTTTGGGGCATTCGCTGTCGCAGTAGCCGCAGGCCGTGCAGAGCTCATCGAAGTTATCGCTGAGCAGTTCGGCTATTTCATCTTTCCTCTCTTTGCTGATTTCACTGCTCTGATCTGCGCACCTGCAGGCCTGATTGATATGTTCTTTGGTTGTAAAGCCGTTGAGAGCAACAGTGATTTCAGGGCTGCCGATGCAGAATTTGAGGGCAGCATCTGTGGGTGATTCGCTGCCGTTTGAGATAAAGCTGAATCTCTCTTCGTGCTTAGGTATCATGCCGCCTGCAAGCGGATTCATCGCAACCACCCCTGCTCCGTTTTTGTATGCTGTTTCAACAGCATCCCAGCGGAACATAAAGTTCAGTATGTTTACGCCCACAAGAATACCGGCAAAATCTCGCTTCTCCAAAACTTTATTCAGCCTTTTGCCCCTGAGGTGCGAGGAAACGTTGATATGTCTTATTTTTCCCTGCTCACGGCATTTTTCAAGCCCTTCAATCAGTCCGTCGGGCTTTGCAGCCTCATCATACTGATTTAGATTCCGTATGCACCATACATAGAAGAAATCTATATAGTCGGTGTTGAGCCGCTTGAGTGCTTTGTCAACCTGCTCGATGGTGTCTTTGGCGGATGTAACCATCTGAGGCATAATCTTTGAAGACACATAATACTGATCGCGTATTGATTTTGTCCTTTCGCAGAAATGCCCGAATATATCAAGACTGTTGTCTTCGCAATATGCCGGAGCTGTGTCGAAAAAGTTGATTCCTTTATCCCAAGCATGGTCGAGAAGGTAGGAATTATTCAAGTTGCTGTGGTTCAAATCGAACCGCATCCCCCCGAAGCCTACTGCTGAAACTTTGTAACCTGTCTTGCCGAATGTTTTGTAAATCATATTTCCCCTTA is a window encoding:
- the rpsG gene encoding 30S ribosomal protein S7 is translated as MAKKFTASATQLKADPVYGSKLIAKFINCLMLDGKKSVARKVFYDAMGIVEKRIKDCPPNEVFEKAIENVKPSLEVRSKRVGGASYQVPMQVKPNRQRALAFRWILDGVRGKKGRPLAQRLAAELCDAYNGEGSAMIMRTNVHRMAEANKAFAHFAW
- a CDS encoding HAMP domain-containing histidine kinase gives rise to the protein MAKKTQREKSRQRKKLKIQFRLLLKSIDLRPHNVASKCRLQFGLAIIVILTLALLFPYLWMNKLADKAGYDTVVTVSKLVIKNELKGNSDFSEKYIQQEGLRDTKENESFIRWVDLRTAEAEKKADLTKKEKQIIEKLRESSETNMRFWRTKSQEKAYNNLLRLVTNEEVYSNDAIQELNAAGPKQIVGAVIVKLLDENRGKTMLMNKICIIFAGFLAGCGAIITVYVIIQRVILSPIRQLRALVSNVSEGNINARSSIKTNDEYQRFAEGFNQMLDGLRDTQQKLKKANKQLDEKIVELSERNVELFKANKLKNEFLANMSHEFRTPLNAIIGFSDLLRDNTPRSQEKISRYAGNISESGRNLLSMINDLLDLAKAEAGRLELRIDKTSIPELCRGVVSFFYGMVQKKNISLELEVDDEIPIIKTDASKVQQILYNFISNAIKFTPEEGEIKMDVMMADEKTVRISVTDTGCGIPKNQQESIFGKFRQLDGSITRMVPGSGLGLAISKELANLLAANIGVESEPERGATFYLEIPVILEEADEEDGEKQNPNQ
- a CDS encoding aldo/keto reductase encodes the protein MIYKTFGKTGYKVSAVGFGGMRFDLNHSNLNNSYLLDHAWDKGINFFDTAPAYCEDNSLDIFGHFCERTKSIRDQYYVSSKIMPQMVTSAKDTIEQVDKALKRLNTDYIDFFYVWCIRNLNQYDEAAKPDGLIEGLEKCREQGKIRHINVSSHLRGKRLNKVLEKRDFAGILVGVNILNFMFRWDAVETAYKNGAGVVAMNPLAGGMIPKHEERFSFISNGSESPTDAALKFCIGSPEITVALNGFTTKEHINQACRCADQSSEISKERKDEIAELLSDNFDELCTACGYCDSECPKRIPVSSYMQFYNRKLIENKSDKELLEALKFSREWGILNDRTGEAADCIKCKRCEEACTQHLNITERLEHLERLEERLKEENQKT